One Nitrospinota bacterium genomic window, GTCTATGAAGGAGCACCCACCTCTATTACGGCCTATATGTCTGTAGGAACAAAGGCTGCAGGTTTTGCGGCTCTGTTGAGAATATTTATGATCGGTATCGTTATCCTAAAGCCCCACTGGATTATTCTCCTCTGGCTATTATCTGTCTTTACCATGACTGTGGGTAATATTATCGCGATCGCCCAGAAGAGTTTAAAGAGAATGCTTGCTTATTCCAGTATTGCCCATGCTGGTTATATACTCGTAGGATTTATAGCAGGAAATGAAATTGGGCTTGCCGCGGTTCTATTCTATTTGATCGCCTATGTGTTCATGAATATAGCTGCTTTTTCTATGATAATCCTCCTTTGTAGAGAGGGAAACAGGGGAGATCAGATATCAGATTTTATAGGAATATCTAAAACTAACCCCTACGTTGCATTCGCCTTCATAATAATTTTTATGTCCCTTGCTGGCATTCCTCCAACAGCAGGCTTTGTTGGTAAATTATATCTCTTTGCAGCAGCAATAGAGACACATTATATCTGGCTGGCTATTATTGGGCTTCTAAATACTATATTCGCCGTATATTATTACTTTAGAGTCGTGATGGGAATGTACATGAAAGAGCCTGAAGGAGAGATTATATTAGCCCCTTCATCACCAATGCTGAACTTTGCCCTTGCAGTAATGGTTATTGCTATTATTGCCATAGGGGTATATCCAGGACCATTTATTGATGCAGCCAAGGCATCAATCCTTCCTTTTCTTGAACCTGCCAGGCTATTAGCTTTATTATAGTTGGTTCAAGGTTTAGGAAAATTATTTCTATTTTTTCTCATATTTGCAGAATTATAGTTTTGCAGAAAAATATTGACTTTTCTTATAACCTCGTTTACTTTCCAATAAATTCGCTATTTTACATTTATTGATTTTTGAAAAAAAGGCTATTTTGACTGTTTTTTGGAGGGCAAATTAATGGATTTTAAAATAACAATTCTATCAGAAAATACCGTGACGCCACAGGTCGAGGCTCTTGGTGAACATGGATTCTCGGTTTTTATTGAAGGAGAAAGGGAAAACGTCCTCTTTGATACTGGGCAGGGGCTTGCGATCATCAATAACTCAATGGCCCTAAATAAGAACCTGAGGTCTATTGATAAAATTGTTTTAAGTCATGGTCATAAAGATCATTCTGGAGGGCTTGCAAAGGTTCTTCAGATAAAGGGGGATGTTGAAGTCATTGGCCATCCCAATGTGTTCAAGACGCGTTACAGATTGAAAAAGGATGGAAAGAAAAAATATGTGGGATTACCCTTTCATAGATCCTACCTTGAGGGATTGGGGGCAAGATTCAATTTGATAAAGGAGTTTACTGAAATTTCAAAGGATATTTATGTGACAGGAGAGGTGCCAAGAAAAAACCCCTTGGAAAAGGGGGATCCTGACCTCTATGCTGAGGTTGACGGGAAATTAGTCCCCGATCCCCTTGAGGATGATCTCTCATTAGTTTTGGATACAAAAAAGGGTATGGTCATTGTTTTAGGGTGCGCCCACTCTGGCGTAATCAATATCATCGAACATATTATTGGGAAGAAAGGAAATAATAGGATTAGGGGCATCATAGGGGGAACGCATCTCAAAGGGACTTCCTCAGAACAAATTGAATGGACAATCAAAGAACTGGAAAAGTATAGCATTGAAATGCTAGGTGTGTCTCATTGCACAGGCATGGATGCATCTCTTATCCTGTCTCAAAAATTTAAAGAGAAATTTCTTCCCTGTAATGTTGGGACAGTCATTGAATTTTAGATTT contains:
- a CDS encoding NADH-quinone oxidoreductase subunit N; the protein is IALLYGITGTTNLNGISQYLTKEGMTFSIPLILSMILLITGLGFKISFVPFHMWVPDVYEGAPTSITAYMSVGTKAAGFAALLRIFMIGIVILKPHWIILLWLLSVFTMTVGNIIAIAQKSLKRMLAYSSIAHAGYILVGFIAGNEIGLAAVLFYLIAYVFMNIAAFSMIILLCREGNRGDQISDFIGISKTNPYVAFAFIIIFMSLAGIPPTAGFVGKLYLFAAAIETHYIWLAIIGLLNTIFAVYYYFRVVMGMYMKEPEGEIILAPSSPMLNFALAVMVIAIIAIGVYPGPFIDAAKASILPFLEPARLLALL
- a CDS encoding MBL fold metallo-hydrolase → MDFKITILSENTVTPQVEALGEHGFSVFIEGERENVLFDTGQGLAIINNSMALNKNLRSIDKIVLSHGHKDHSGGLAKVLQIKGDVEVIGHPNVFKTRYRLKKDGKKKYVGLPFHRSYLEGLGARFNLIKEFTEISKDIYVTGEVPRKNPLEKGDPDLYAEVDGKLVPDPLEDDLSLVLDTKKGMVIVLGCAHSGVINIIEHIIGKKGNNRIRGIIGGTHLKGTSSEQIEWTIKELEKYSIEMLGVSHCTGMDASLILSQKFKEKFLPCNVGTVIEF